In Victivallis lenta, the following proteins share a genomic window:
- a CDS encoding ATP-binding protein — protein sequence MSEEKTAAFRELCKLTGQAVSRYRMIGEGDRILVGLSGGKDSFMLLHALHALRRKAPVRFDLIAATFDPGFPEFNVAGIADYCRRQGWEHRVVKLDIAGILAEKRYEGTPCVLCSRLRRGKLYGLAAAEGCGKLALGQHFDDIAASFLMSLFRGQGLSTMGPNVAAKAKEGIRIIRPFVLAPESLIVRCREERELPQAGKCRYEAELADGDRAYFRGLVDELAERIPNLRSQMLRSLGNIQPGYLLDPAYLKPGDPD from the coding sequence ATGAGTGAAGAAAAGACGGCGGCGTTCCGCGAACTCTGCAAACTGACCGGGCAGGCGGTCAGCCGGTACCGGATGATCGGAGAAGGCGACCGCATCCTGGTCGGCCTCTCGGGCGGCAAGGACAGCTTCATGCTGCTGCATGCACTGCATGCGCTGCGGCGGAAGGCGCCGGTGCGGTTCGACCTGATTGCGGCAACCTTCGATCCCGGCTTTCCGGAATTCAACGTCGCGGGCATCGCGGATTACTGCCGGCGGCAGGGATGGGAGCACCGGGTCGTGAAGCTCGACATCGCCGGCATCCTCGCAGAAAAGCGGTACGAAGGGACTCCCTGCGTGCTCTGTTCGCGGCTGCGGCGCGGCAAGCTGTACGGGCTCGCCGCGGCGGAGGGGTGCGGCAAGCTGGCGCTCGGCCAGCACTTCGACGACATCGCGGCCTCGTTCCTGATGAGCCTGTTCCGCGGCCAGGGCCTGAGCACGATGGGGCCGAATGTCGCGGCGAAGGCGAAGGAGGGAATCCGGATCATCCGGCCGTTCGTGCTTGCGCCGGAGTCGCTGATCGTCCGCTGCCGCGAAGAACGTGAACTGCCGCAGGCCGGAAAATGCCGTTACGAGGCGGAGCTTGCCGACGGCGACCGCGCCTACTTCCGCGGGCTCGTCGACGAACTGGCGGAGCGGATTCCGAATCTGCGCAGCCAGATGCTGCGTTCCCTGGGCAATATCCAGCCCGGCTATCTGCTCGACCCCGCCTACCTGAAACCGGGCGACCCGGACTGA